Below is a genomic region from Bartonella harrusi.
CTCAATCAAGGTGAATATGAAACAGTGCCCTCTGAATTACAGAAATGGACCAAAGCGGATGGAAAGCGCCTTCAAGGTCTCGTACACCGGCGTACAGCAGAAGCAGGCTTATGGGCAAAAGGCGCTTATGTTTCTTCCAATTATCAACCAGTGGAAACCACACAGCCAACCGGCATTTTCAAAGCAGAAGCCCTTGCCCCCATCATTGGGTCTTTCTCTGGTCTTGGTGGTTTGTTAGCGGGCAATGGTCCTATCCAATGGGCATTGGCAACCATTATGATTTTAGCCGCCTGTGCCGGTCTTTTCTGTGTCGCGAGACGCTTTCAGGAGCACCAACTCTGACCTTATCGATAAAAAGAAAAAAGCCAACAGGGATTTTCAAAGCAGAAGCCCTTGCCCCAACCCTTGGGTCTTTCTCAGGACTTGGTGGCTTGTTAGCGGGCAATGGTCCTATCCAATGGGCATTGGCACCCCTTATGATTTTAGCCGCCTGTGCCGGTCTTTTCTGTGTCGCGAGACGCTTTCAGGAGCACCAACTCTGACCTTATCGATAAAAAGAAAAAAGCCAACAGGGATTTTCAAAGCAGAAGCCCTTGCCCCAACCCTTGGGTCTTTCTCAGGACTTGGTGGCTTGTTAGCGGGCAATGGTCCTATCCAATGGGCATTGGCACCCCTTATGATTTTAGCCGCCTGTGCGGGATTTTTCTGTGTCACCAAACGTTTTCAGGAGCACCAACTCTGACCTTATCGATAAAAAGAAAAAAGCCAACAGGGATTTTCAAAGCAGAAGCCCTTGCCCCAACCCTTGGGTCTTTCTCAGGACTTGGTGGCTTGTTAGCGGGCAATGGTCCTATCCAATGGGCATTGGCACCCCTTATGATTTTAGCCGCCTGTGCGGGATTTTTCTGTGTCACCAAACGTTTTCAGGAGCACCAACTCTGACCTTATCGATAAAAAGAAAAAAGCCAACAGGGATTTTCAAAGCAGAAGCCCTTGCCCCAACCCTTGGGTCTTTCTCAGGACTTGGTGGCTTGTTAGCGGGCAATGGTCCTATCCAATGGGCATTGGCACCCCTTATGATTTTAGCCGCCTGTGCGGGATTTTTCTGTGTCACCAAACGTTTTCAGGAGCACCAACTCTGACCTTATCGATAAAAAGAAAAAAGCCAACCGGCATTTTCAAAGCAGAAGCCCTTGCCCCAACCCTTGGCTCTTTCTCTGGTCTTGGTGGTTTGTTAGCGGGCAATGGTCCTATCCAATGGGCATTGGCACCCCTTATGATTTTAGCCGCCTGTGCGGGACTTTTCTGTGTCGCAAGACGCTTTCAGGAGCACAAATTATGATCTTATGGATGAAAAAAAATCTGATGCTAACAGGTGCGGCTTTAGCCGCTTTTTTTATGATTTTAGCAAAAGCTTTTGTTCTTGGCAAAAAGACTGAACAACAAAAGCAAACTGAGAAGACTTTAAAGACTGCAACAACACGGTTGGAGGTAGAAAATGAAATTAATCAAAAAAGTGATGCTGATGTGCGTGCTGATCTCTCTCACTGGTTGCGCGACAAATAAAGTTGCTTCTTCTTGTGTGGGGTGGTTACCGATATATTTGGAAAGCCAAGATTTGAACAGGATCAGTTCAAACTTAGCAAGAGAGATCTTAAAGCATAACAAACAGGGTGAATATTTGTGTGGGTGGAAACATGGTTAGCAAAAACACTAAAAAAACCACCGCGCTTACAGAAGCAGAAAAAGAAATGCTTCAAGAAATGATCATCACTTATCAAAATGTAAAAATGATGTC
It encodes:
- a CDS encoding lysozyme, coding for MRKISSEGLALIKQWEGLRLNAYKDAIGVWTIGYGHTNSAGKPFVHKGMTITEEQAEEFLCHDLQQFENTVEQAVQVSLTDEQFAALVSFCYNVGTAAFCNSTLLKKLNQGEYETVPSELQKWTKADGKRLQGLVHRRTAEAGLWAKGAYVSSNYQPVETTQPTGIFKAEALAPIIGSFSGLGGLLAGNGPIQWALATIMILAACAGLFCVARRFQEHQL